From the Xenopus laevis strain J_2021 chromosome 7L, Xenopus_laevis_v10.1, whole genome shotgun sequence genome, the window gagacagtagggcaagatggagacagtagaagatgatggagacagtaggacaagatggagacagtaggacaatatagagacagtagggcaagatggagacagtagaagatgatggagacagtaggacaagatggagacagtaggacaatatagagacagtaggacaagatggagacagaagaacaagatggagacagtaggacaagatggagacagtaggacaagatggagacagtagggcaagatggagacagtaggacaatatagagacagtagggcaaaatggggacagtaggacaagatggagacagaagaacaagatggagacagaagaacaagatggagacagtagggcaagatggagacagtagggcaagatggagacagtaggacaagatggagacagtaggacaatatagagacagtaggacaaaatggggacagtaggacaagatggagacagaagaacaagatggcgACAGTTGAACAAGATGGAGAATGGGGGTTTACTGGGTATTACTGAGTTGCTGAGCACCCCGTAAACTATATTGTGTGTTATTTTCAGAGATATAAATCAGAGACAGAAGTCTTTACATTTCTCTCAATCAGATGCAGTCGTCCTTGTTGGTGACCTGAATGAGACGAGGCCCATGGACCAACTTCAGGGGTCACCAAACAATTCCTCCCAGGATTTCCACTCTGGTGAGTTTtcttatttacttaaagggaaactatcgcgaaaatgaaattttaatataagcttcctcatactgaaataagaaacgttttaaatacaatcaattgaaaattctgcatcgtttctaaataatcaagtttaacttcactattcctctctcagcatctgtttctcttcattctctcttcatgcagcagttgggtgtcagatattcactgacagttagatccaatatatcttataggggggctccttttgcctagaagatgtattagaggtcactctattaaactcaccagacatcatgtctctctacatgcaggatttgtgcaaaaggcagttattttgttacattttgtttttactggaatcagttatttgagtgagctctaattcatctgctaggaaaggagcccccctataagatatattggatctaactgtcagtgaatatctgacacccaactgctgcatgaagagagaatgaagagaaacagatgctgagagaggaatagtgaagataaacttgattatttcagaaacagtacagaacatttaattgattatattcagaaagttttttatttcagtatgcggaagcttatattacattttcattttcgcgatagttccccttgaagGAGAGCTCAGGCTGAATGACTGTACTGATGGCCACCACATGGGGACCACATTGAGATGGGGTGGATCCTAAGAGTCAAAAACTCTCCTCTTTATCAGTTAAACTGCTTACTCCATCACTgcaccatttactgtatatatccagCAAGACAAGGGATCAGTatgttgggggggagggggattcTGATCACTATCTCCCCTGTCTTTTGGAAGGGCTCACTAACccctataccaggggtccccaacctttttcagccgtgagcaacattcagatgtaaaaagagttggggagcaacacaagcataagttcctgggggtgcactgccaaataagagctatgattggctatttgtagcccctatgtggactggcagcttacatgactctatgtttggcagtacatctggttattatgcaccaaaacttgcctccaagcctggaattcaaaaataagcccctgctttgaggccactgggagcaacatccaaggggttggggagcaacatgttactcacaagctactggttggggatcactgtactataCCATTAATCCACAAAGGGATTTCTTTCTAGAATCAAATCTATCAAATGTCCGGTGTCAGACTCACTGGTCTGTAATTGTGATTAATGGAGCCCAAGCAGAAAGGGTTGGACAAATCACATGTTTTCCTATTTATTGGATATTGGAGAGATACCAGCTGTGCCACATGATTGGTGGTGTAACCAGCTGTTCTGTTCCAGATGAGGACGGGTGGCAAAACTCAGTGATTATCATTCCGGTTCTGCTCACGGGTGCAACGCTCCTGGTGGTACTGATTATTCTTTGGAAATCTCTTCGGAACCGGAGCAAGAAAATACATTGTGATTCTACAGCCCCAGGTAGGAAGGTAAACACACTCTGGACTCACTCCTCTACACAACTAcacaactacacacacacacactgtgtttACTGTTGCTGTAGTGCAATCAGGATCTGTCTCCTGCAGGTGAGGCCTATGGAGAATGGGCCATCAATGCTGCTGCTGTCTATGAGAATATTCCTGGCTTCCCAGACTCTGAGCTGCAGAGGTGGGAGCTGCCAGATGGGTGGACAATTGAGGACAAGGTTAAAATATGTCCCGGACAGTTTGGGCGCATCAGTGAAGCCTTCCTGAAGGAACCGGGGGAAACCAATGTGAGACATAGAGTGGTCCTCAAGGAGCTCTCAGGTGAGTGTAAAGGGTAAATAAGCAATACTAAATGTAGGCAACAACAGCACTACTTGGTCAGATACCTGACTATTTAACAACTGTCCTGCTGGGGGTGGCACCACCCTGACATATTGTTTCTCACAGCACCAGAATCTGTGGAACCTTGGCCCACTTTCTGTATCTTTAGAGCCTTTATCCATTGTCAGTTTCTGTAGAACCTTTATCCATTGTCAGTCTCTGTAGAAGCTTTATCCATCTTCATTTTCTGTAGAACCTTTATCCATTTTCAGTTTCTGTAGAACCTTTATCCATCGTCAGTTTATGTAGAACTGTTATCCATCTTCAGTTTCGGTAGAACCGTTCTCCACCGCGAGTCTCTGTAGAACCTTTATCCAGCGTCAGGCTCTGTAGAACCTTTATACATTGTCAGTCTCTGTAGAACCTTTATCCATCTTCATTTTCTGTAGAACCTTTATCCATCGTCAGTTTATGTAGAACTGTTATCCATCTTCAGTTTCGGTAGAACCGTTATCCACCGCGAGTCTCTGTAGAACCTTTATACATTGTCAGTCTCTGTAGAACCTTTATCCAGCGTCAGGCTCTGTAGAACCTTTATACATTGTCAGTTTCTGTAGAACACGAACACATAGGGGAGAGCACTCACCCACTCCCTCGCTAAAGGACACTGGATTCATTGTTGGTTTCTGTAGAACCTTTATCAACTGTCGGTTTCTGTAGAACCGTTATCCATCATCGGTTTCTGTAGAACAATTATCCATTATCGGTTTCTGTAGAACCTTTATCCATCGTCAGTTTCTGTGGAACCTTTATCCAAATCCATTGTCAGTTTCTGTAGAACCTTTATCGACCATCAGTCTCTATAGAACCTTTATCCACTGTCAGTATATGTTTTAACCTTTATCCACCATAAATCTATGTAGAACCTTTATCCACTGTAAGTATGTGCAGATAATGTTCCTAATGTTAGTCTCTGTGTATCTTGGTTGTGTCCCATAGAGAACTGCAGTCCTGGAGAGGCTCAGGACTTCACTGATGTCATACGGTTTTACTCTCAGGTCTGTAACCACGACAACCTGCTGAAAATGATTTGGTGTAGAACCTCTGGGAATCCAATTTACATCATCCTCAAAGCAATGACCCTCGGAAATCTGCTTCACTTTCTCTGGAGATCACGTGAGGTACCCAAACCCCAATATAGTTTCGTTAATATTAAGAAATTCAGGGCTGTATATTGatacaaaatatatcattttggCATACATTCTTAAGGGATCTCGACATGggctatatataaaatatatatatatatatagcattaaaAAGGGACACAAGTGATTCATAGATCACCATGTTGAGTGATACAGTTACACAATATACCATGCTGTGGAAATGTATTTGATGAAGAGACAGCTGTAGGGTCTTGAGCTATTTCACCTTTTTCCCACTCCCCATTGCAGGCCGACCTCGCTGCTAAGGATCCTCTTTACaacatcacagagaaaaaggtctTCTCAATGGCTGCCCAAGTAGCAAGTGGTCTGGTAGGTATTGAAAGACCTTTATTTACTACATTTCAGGCCAAACTTGGCTTTTCCTCAAAGGCTTTATGGCGATAAATTGCTTGAACCAGGAGCAATCTAGGGGGCTGGTAGAGAATGGCATGGCTATGGGCAACCAGTTTCTGTGGAACAGTTGAAGACTGTTCATTGGTTCCTTTGTATCTTAAGCAGAGCTAAAGGGAACTGGGCCCCTGTACAATTGACACCAAGATTATTCTTCCAGGTCACAGCAATCCAGTGAGGCTGATGATTCCATTAGGAGCAATGATAGTACTCATTGTTTAGTCTCCTTAAGGGGGTTTTAAATGGCCACCCCTGGTATTAGGAGCCATTGTCCATTCCCCATATTTTGAATGAAACCCAGTCCAGTTTTCTGCAAATTTCACCCTTTCTTGAGATCCATGATTTGGGACTATCCCACCTTAACTGAAAGCATTGGGTGGTAAGGAGGGGCATGGAGAGGAAATACCACAGGGTTTGAGGGGTGATAAGACTTGGCACAACAGTTATACACGCCACATGAAGTCATATATACAGGGAAAGAGAAGACAATAGGACCTCCCTGCCCAATATTTAGAGAATATTTTTGAGAAAGGGCACAGAAGAGTTCCAAATGGCTCCTAGGAGTGAAGATGAGGAGATCTCTGCTTTGTCATCTACAGGAGTACCTGACAGTTACACACAACCTGGTCCATGCCAACGTGGCAGCTTACAATGTGTTGGTTCACGAAGACATGAGTATCCAACTGTGCGGTCTGGGCATGGCGGCCATCATGCATAGGACCGGCTCCATTCCTGAGCGGAGAGCTGCCCAAGTCCCTCTGAAATGGCAGGCACCAGAGAGGCTGGCACAGGGTGGCATCACAGAGAAGAGTGACGTGTGAGTTGCTCAGGGGAATTCTTGTCGGGCACAACTGgggtacgggggggggggggagtgtgatttatatataatcaTAACCAAAGGGTGAAGCTTTTGCTCATATTTTATTGGTTCCTATTAATAAGAGAGTAGAGTGGGTGGGTGTTTGTGCCCCTTATAGCTACCAAAGTGAGAGCTGCACTCTACATATATGTCTGCAAATTCCTGGGGCACAACAACCCACCCTACTGCTGGCACCAAATTCATTGACTTCTTCTCTCCCATCCAGGTGGGCATTTGGCATTTTGCTGTATGAGATGGTCACTTTAGGTAGGTTTTTACCATATACAATAACATTGGCTCAGCAGGTGAGTGTATGAGATGGGCACAGTAGGTGAGTAAGATGGGCACAGTAGGTGAGTGTATGAGATGGGCTCAGTAGGTGAGTGAGATGGGCACAGTAGGTGAGTGTATGAGATGGGCTCAGAAGGTGAGTGAGATGTGTGTAGTAGGTGACTGTATGAAATAGGCACAGTAGGTGAGCGTATGAGATGGGCACAATAGGTTATTGAGATGGGCACAGTAGGTGAGTGTTTGAGATGGGCACAGTAGGTGAATGGGATGGGCACAGTAGGTGAGTGTATGAGATGAGCACAGTAAGTAAATGAGATGGGCACAGAAGTTGAGTATATGAAATGGGCACAGTAGGTGAGTATAGGAGATGGGCACAGTAGGTGAGTATAGGAGATGGGCACATCAGGTGAGTATAGGAGATGGGCACATCAGGTGAGTGTATGAGATGGGCACAGTAGGTAAGTATATGAGATGAGCACAGTAAGTGAGCGAGATGGGCACAGTAGGTGAGTATAGGAGATGGGCACATCAGATGAGTGTATGAGATGGGCACAGTAGATGAGTGAAATGGGCACAGTAGGTGAATATATGAGATTGGCACAGTAGGTGAGTATATGAGATGGGTCCATCAGTTGAGTATATGAGATGGGCACAGTGAGTGAGATGGGCGCAGTAGGTGAGTATATAAGATGGGCACAGTAGGTGGGTGAGATGGGCACAGTAGTTGAGTGTATGAGATGGGCCCATCAGTTGCGTGTATGAGATGGGCACAGTAGGTGAGTGTGTGAGATGGGCACAGTAGGTGAGTGTGTGAGATGGGCACAGTAGGTGAGTGTGTGAGATGGGCACAGTAGGTGAGTGTATGAGATGGGCACAGTAGGTGAGTGTGTGAGATGGGCACAGTAGGTGAGTGTATGAGATGGGCACAGTAGGTGAGTGTATGAGATGGGCACAGAAGGTGAGTGTGTGAGATGGGCACAGTAGGTGAGTGTGTGAGATGGGCACAGTAGGTGAGTGTATGAGATGGGCACAGTAGGTGAGTGTGTGAGATGGGCACAGTAGGTGAGTGTATGAGATGGGCACAGTAGGTGAGTGTGTGAGAATGGGCCACAGTAGGTGAGTGTGTGAGATGGGCACAGTAGGTGAGTGTATGAGATGGGCACAGTAGGTGAGTGTGTGAGATGGGCACAGTAGGTGAGTGTATGAGATGGGCACAGTAGGTGAGTGTGTGAGATGGGCACAGTAGGTGAGTGTGTGAGATGGGCACAGTAGGTGAGTGTGTGAGATGGGCACAGTAGGTGAGTGTGTGAGATGGGCACAGTAGGTGAGTGTATGAGATGGGCACAGTAGGTGAGTGTATGAGATGGGCACAGAAGGTGAGTGTGTGAGATGGGCACAGTAGGTGAGTGTGTGTCCACGGAGTGTTTCATTACATGAGACTCGCAACTAATTTAACCCCTGAGTGTCTTTCCCTTTGGCAGGAGCTCCTCCTTACCCTGATCTTACCCGCTCCCAAGTGCTGCCCAAACTGGAGAAAGGGCACCGCATGGAAAGGCCAACCCAGTGCAGTAATGGCCTGTAAGTACAATTCTCTGTGTATTTTACTCATGGATTCCAACCAGTAGTGATCTACATCTTCCATTGTCTCTGAGCAGTCACCtcttgttgcactacaactcccatgatgcTTGGGGATCTCTTCCCAATGTATAGTCCCTTATTAGTCTATAGATTGTTCCAGTTGCCCAACATTTGTCACCCTCTGATTTGCCCCAGGTATGAGCTGATGGGCAGCTGCTGGCGCCGGAATCCAGCCGACAGACCTGCTTTCACTGAGATCATGAAATGGTTAAACCAACATGGAGACCAAGCTGACGGGCACACGTCACTGACTGCCCCTGGCACTATTAGCCACAGTGACTACCTGCTCATGGCCGGGATTCCTTCCTGACGGCCCAAGACTGGCAGAGAAGCCACTCACCTGCACTGGAAGCCCCGGGGTGTGAGTGACTGTGGGGTGAGGAGCCCCCTCGCTATTGTCTTACCCTTGCCCCGGGCACATCACAAAGGAATGATCTCAGGGCAACATCCAGTGGCATCACCATTGTGCCCTCAGGATTCGAGTCAATCAACATGGCAGCAGCTAACTCCGGTATATCACATTGGATGGAAGAAAACCTGACGCATTTCACAGCAATCTGGTTGACACAGGAGACCAAAGAGCATCACcgtttatttctctttattcacAAAGAcccaatgtaataataaataaactcatttacatttatttctcaATCCTGAACTGTCCATTGAAATCCAATGTGTTGCCTACgttgcagccaatcagcaatgtGATGGGAAAAGGGAGCTGCCAATTGGAATTGACTCCGTCTCTCCAAGGTGTCTACTTGCCATTACTTCCTACAGTTGCCCCCCATAAATACCCCCTGCTACTCCCAAAACTGCACTCTATAGTTAAAGTACTGGGCACAGCCTGGGCACACCACCCACATATGCCCCTAGACTGGCACTGCACACCACTCACACTATGGTGGTACCTTGTTGTTCTCCCCAGAGCAGCATTTTACACCGTCATTAATACTCCAAGGTACCCCTGATACCCCACTCTCTTCTTGGTAATGGTCCCCTAAGTTCTCTCCATGCCTCATCCAAAGCTAATGGAGCTCCATGAGGGCATCTAGCAGACCTCACCTAGAACCCAAGAATAAAGCAGCACAGGAATGGGGGGGTCGCACTGTAGTTTTGGGGTGCTGCTGAACGTTGTGCTTGGGATGTTGGTTCGGAGAGTTGCCCTTTATCTTGGGGCACATTAGACTTTGCAGTTCCACAGAGATTCTGGGAAGAGAATGTAGGAGAGGGACCACATGAGGTGGTAGAGACAGACCATGGGGGAGAAGGAGAGGAACATCACACCAACACCTGCGGGGGAGGAAAGAGATAAAGTCAATGAGTTGTGGGGGGACCCTCCTGATGGACCCATGACCCATGCACAGAACTTCTACCCAAAATGAGTCACCTGTACCGTGGTCCAGTGTAATTGCCCCAGGGAAGGAACATTTACCCCAGCCTTACAAACACCTTGACTAAACACCCTCATCATTCCTGGTCTCCTGGAGACTTTCCTCTCTCACCTCCATGTGTCTCCTAGTCCAGGGTCTCATGACTTCTCCTCATTGGCCAGTCTCAGCTTGTGCTTCTGAAACCCAAGTCATGAGGGAATTTGGGAGGGTGCACCCCTGAGTACACGCAGCTTCTGTCAGTCAGTCCATGAGGGCTGCACCATGTCCCACAGGTCACCCAGTGATTACCCCAACCCACCACCCTTGGGCCTCCTGATGTGTGAGAAATGAGTGGGTTTGGGGTGAAGGAGTTGCCCGGTAGTAACATGGTCTATAGAGTAAAGGAAGTTCCTCACCTCCAGCAAAGACCAACTTCTTCCACAGTTGTGACTCCAGGATCTTATCATGAGGGTAGAAGCCATGGTCCACCATGAAGAAGATCATGACTATTGCTGTGGCCCTCAGGAGCAGCAGGTCGGCCCCAGTCAGTAGTGAAGCGCAAGCCAGTGTGGCCGAGGCGTAGGGACAGGGCAACCCACAGTAAGTGAAGGGGATTCCTGCCAGGGAAACGAGTATTACCAACATGGCATCATCGAGTCAATATCTGGGGCAGAATCGCTTTATAAAACGAGTGCAGGGACACTCTCTTATTATACAcaattctctctctctaatacacagttctctctctctctctaatacacaGTTCTCTCACTCTGTCTAATACAcaattctctctctctaatacacagttctctctctctaatacacagttctctctctaatacacagttctctctctaatacacagttctctctcactctctctaatacacagttctctctctaatacacagttctctctctctctaatacacagttctctctctaatacacagttctctctctaatacacagttttctctctctaatacacagttctctcgaatacacagttctctctctctctaatacacaGTTCTCTCTCCAATACACAGTTCTCTCTCTAATACATAGTTCTCTCTCTAATacacagttctctctctctctaatacacagttctctctctctctaatacacagttctctctctctctaatacacagttctctctctctctaatacacaGTTCTCTCTCTAATACACAGTTCTCTCTTATACACAGTTCTCTCTCTAATACACCGttttctctctctaatacacaattctctctctaatacacaattctctctctctaatacacaGTTCTCTGTTATACACAGTTCTCTCTCTAATACACAATTCTCTCTCTAATACACAgttctctctctctaatacacaGTTCTCTGTTATACACAGTTCTCTCTCTAATACACAgttctctctctctaatacacagttctctctctctaatacacagttctctctaatacacagttctctctctctaatacacagttctctctctctaatacacagttctctctctctaatacacagttctctctctctaatacacagttctctctctctaatacacagttctctctctctctaatacacagttctctctctctctaatacacagttctctctctctctctaatacacagttctctctctctctctaatacacagttctctctctctctaatacacagttctctctctctaatacacagttctctctctctctaatacacagttctctctctctctaatacacagttctctctctctctaatacacagttctctctctctaatacacaGTTCTCTCTCTAATACACAGTTCTCTCTAATACACAGCTCTCTAATACACAGTTCTCTCTAATACACAGTTCTCTCTAATACACAGTTCTCTCTAATACACAGTTCTCGCTCTCTCTAATACACAgttctctctctctaatacacagttctctctctaatacacagttctctctcatacacagttctctctctctctaatacacagttctctctctctctaatacacagttctctctctctaatacacaGTTCTCTCTCTAATACACAGTTCTCTCTAATACACAGTTCTCGCCCTCTCTAATacacagttctctctctctctaatacacagttctctctctctctctaatacacagttctctctctctctctaatacacagttctctctctctctctctaatacacagttctctctctctaatacacagttctctctctctctctctaatacacagttctctctctctaatacacagttctctctctctctctctaatacacagttctctctctctctaatacacagttctctctctctccaatacACAGTtctctcactctgtctctctctctctctctctctaatagaCAGTTCTGCAGTGCCACAGGTCTCTCCTATATGTCCCTTATTACTTCTCTTTATGGGGGGCAGGGCCCTTTTTACATCTTCTCTTGGttgttttgtacatttattgTACTGAGCTGCGGGAATGTTGGCGTTGATAAATCcacagtattaataataataataatagtaatactgtAAATGATGACTGGGATATACAGAGCCATCGTAGAGCCTGTGTTCATTCCCTGTTgtgctgaactgtaactcaccACTTGAGTAGAAGCACAGGCGGATGAACACAGCCAGAACATACCCGATGAACAGAATCCTCCCCACGGTGCAGTTAGTGTGGAGCAGCAGTGCAGTCGCTATCCCAAACGATGTAAAGTCTGCGAAATCATCCAACTTTGCACCTGCACAAACATGAGACCAGAACCATTCAGGTAAATGACAGGCCCGAAATTGTATCAATCACCTCCCCTTCCTTCTTGTCCTTCACCGGATCACTGCATATAATACAATCAGCTCtatacctgggtaagtactgggggagattggattcacttacccagggggaggttcctgtctgaccatgggaaagagaacagcccaggagcaggaagtacagagaatcagagctctgtacctgggtaagtactgggggagattggattcacttacccagggggaggttcctgtctgaccatgggaaagagaacagcccaggagcaggaagtacagagaatcagggctctgtacctgggtaagtactgggggagattggattcacttacccagggggaggttcctgtctgacc encodes:
- the tmem269.L gene encoding transmembrane protein 269 isoform X1, with the translated sequence MLMQFPPSGLVQYSRKLMDYAQPSHCQILEFVRKNAANFLSLANLMMGLTSVLLSLNGCRHEACWLLLVSFMLDLADGAVARQLNACSALGAKLDDFADFTSFGIATALLLHTNCTVGRILFIGYVLAVFIRLCFYSSGIPFTYCGLPCPYASATLACASLLTGADLLLLRATAIVMIFFMVDHGFYPHDKILESQLWKKLVFAGGVGVMFLSFSPMVCLYHLMWSLSYILFPESLWNCKV
- the LOC108705069 gene encoding tyrosine-protein kinase STYK1, encoding MDQLQGSPNNSSQDFHSDEDGWQNSVIIIPVLLTGATLLVVLIILWKSLRNRSKKIHCDSTAPGEAYGEWAINAAAVYENIPGFPDSELQRWELPDGWTIEDKVKICPGQFGRISEAFLKEPGETNVRHRVVLKELSENCSPGEAQDFTDVIRFYSQVCNHDNLLKMIWCRTSGNPIYIILKAMTLGNLLHFLWRSREADLAAKDPLYNITEKKVFSMAAQVASGLEYLTVTHNLVHANVAAYNVLVHEDMSIQLCGLGMAAIMHRTGSIPERRAAQVPLKWQAPERLAQGGITEKSDVWAFGILLYEMVTLGAPPYPDLTRSQVLPKLEKGHRMERPTQCSNGLYELMGSCWRRNPADRPAFTEIMKWLNQHGDQADGHTSLTAPGTISHSDYLLMAGIPS
- the tmem269.L gene encoding transmembrane protein 269 isoform X2, which translates into the protein MSCRIHAWRGVADVSEASAGGVQRCRHEACWLLLVSFMLDLADGAVARQLNACSALGAKLDDFADFTSFGIATALLLHTNCTVGRILFIGYVLAVFIRLCFYSSGIPFTYCGLPCPYASATLACASLLTGADLLLLRATAIVMIFFMVDHGFYPHDKILESQLWKKLVFAGGVGVMFLSFSPMVCLYHLMWSLSYILFPESLWNCKV